In Fragaria vesca subsp. vesca linkage group LG5, FraVesHawaii_1.0, whole genome shotgun sequence, the genomic stretch TATTGAGGTGGTTGTGTGATCTGATTAAAGACTTAAATTAGTGAATAATTCCTTCTATATTACAAAAGCAATTATCCTACTATAGTGCATGTGAGATGGTTCCTCCTATTGTCCTATGTAAGTGAAACAGCTAGAAAATTAGAAATTAGAGTTGCAATAAACTAATCATGCAAGAAAGTGAGTATAGAAATTACAGTTACAGAGCTCTCATGGAGCAGTGAGATTTTAGGTTCACTTTGAACCCATTGGGGAGACAATAGCAGAAGAGATCATGCTTTTTATTTTTGTTTCTTAAAGAAGAAGTAAACGGATGCTTAAAATACAGCACAGAATAGAGGGAATACTTATACATTAATCTATATTTATGTCACTCTTATCCTATTAAGCTCCACGTTTAGTTATTAGTCTGAGATTATTATATGGGATATCAAACAAACCGTACACAGATGAAGGCAATGAAGCAACTAACCATTTACAAGAATATTGTCTAGTTCAGTAGCATTCCACATTATTATTATATTGGCATGATTGGTTTTTCTACCATGGAATTGAATCTCTCAGCAAATAGAAGGCTCTCTCATTTGAAACCCAGGTCAGCAAGCACACAAAATAGTACTACTACTTTACAGTAATATTATCTTGCAGAAAAAAGAGGCCAACATCAGTCACGTATTTGGAAGCTCATTGGATTTCATTATTTGTCAAATTTATGATCTATTATGGCAACCCATCTGTTTCCCTATCAAGTCTCATACATGATGATACGATATAAGCAGATATGATTAAAACAGTATCAAGCACTCACCTATACATTCCTGTATCCAGTGGACTTGGAGAACTTTTGCATTTTCACAATGGATCATCAAGTCCCTGAGCCAAATCCCGAAAACTTTGATGAGTTCCTTCTTGTTGAATCTTCTCACTTTTTTCAACTGCAAAAGGTAAGTAACATGTAGACAAGATGAGAGAAATGAGCATTGATACCTTGTGCAACAAGTTCAACGGAAGTTTATGCAAAATCAAAGGGAATGAATTTAGGTGTCACATCCCAATATACTACATGCTAGTATAGGAAAAGTAAATTTCTTAGCATGCTCTGAAGAAAGAAGGCAAATGATGCAGTCTAAAGTAATAATAAATTAGGAACATAATCTGCATTCTGCAAAAACTAGAACTTGTACAATGTAACGGAAGTGCTCAATCAATACTAAACAACCTGCCTCAGCACATATCATACAGTTGAAGAGGCAGGGAGGCAGGGAGGCATTGAATACACCCAATGCATTATCTTCTTCACCAAAAGTCTGCACAACTACAATTTCCATCCCTGAAATGATGAAACCGACTCACATCTCTTATGCTTATCTCTCTCTTTGTAACAAGAGAGATGAACTTTATAGCAGCATGGCAATCACCACAGACCCGCAGATTTTTAGTAACAAAAATGGGTTTCCCCTGGCTCAGATGAAGAATTCCATAAGCAATGGCTAGTTTCTCACTATGGTAAAGGAGGATCCTTTCTTTCTCCTCTTCCTCAACATCTTGGAGAACAAAACTATTTTCTGCACAATATCCCATCTCTTTCATGTCTACTAGTAGTTCCTCTAATTTTTCATGTATCTGAGCCGATTCTGGATGTGACTGATCTCCACCGAGAAATCCATGAATCACCCCATTAATTTCAACCCAACTACATCCTGGACTCTTCTTAAGGCCTTGATCCTTCTGTTTAATTCTCACATGCGCTGCGTCATCCCATCTCCCAACAGAACTGTACATATTAGATAAGAGGACCAAATTTCCAGTACCTTCAGATCCTAGCCCTTGAACTTTCCTGGACACTTCTTCCCCAAGTTCAATATCATTGTGAACCCTACATGCAGCAAGCAGTGCACTCCATACTCGAACATCAGCCTCAAATGGCATGTCTTGAATGAAATTGTGTGCCTCGGCCAACAGTCCAGTTCGGGCAAGAAGATCAACCATGCATATGTAGTGTTCCATCCTTGGGATTATGCTGAAATCTCGAGTCATAGAACTAAACCAGTGTTTTCCTTCAGTGACAAGCCCCGAATGGCTGCAAGCAGATAAGAGGCCAATGAAAGTTACATCATCCGGCTTCATTCCAGCTGCCTGCATACTGTGGAACTGTGAAATTGCTTTTATCCCAAGGCCATGAATCCCATAACCAACTATCATTGCATTCCATGAGATAGTGTCCCGCTTAAGCATTCTGTCGAATACTTGCCTGCCTATATGGATCTTCCCACATTTCGAGTACATGTCTATTAAGGCATTACATATTGAGGTGTCATTAACAAAGCCGCGAACAATTGAGTAACCATGGCCACAGGCCCCATGTTGCAGAGCAGCCAAATGTGAACAGGCAGGCAAAACACCTGCCATGGTTGCCAAATCTGGATCAATCCCAGACAACTGCATCTGGTGGAATATAAGCAAAGCTTCCTTTGCATAACCATTCTGCACACAGCCTGAAATGATAGCACCATAAGAAACCGTATCTTTTGGCTCCATTATATCAAATAACCTGAATGCATCATCTATAATCCCACACTTTGCATACATAGAAAGGATGGTGTTGCCCACCATTGTACTTAATTCAAAACCGGATTTAATTGCATAACAATGTACTCGTCTCCCTCCACTCAGATCAATCAGCTTTGTGCAAGCTCGGAGTATGCTTCCTAGAGTAACTCGTGTCACTTTCCTCATATCTTTCACCACCATTTCATCAAACAATGACATTGCCTCCCTCATGGAGTCACACCCAACATATGCACCTATCATTGCACTCCAACAAACCTCATTCCTAACACTCATTGCATCAAATATTCTCCTCGCGTAAACTATGCACTGACATTTCGCATACATGTCCAAAAGCGCAGTACTAAGTACCACATCATCACTAAACCTCCTCCTCATAGAGTAACCATGTATCGCCTTCCCTTGGCTCAACGCATTAGCCTGCGCAACAGTAGGAAGAACTGTAACAATAGTAGAAGCATTCAGGGCTGTTCCCGCTCCCTGCATCCTAACAACCAACCTTACAGTGTCATCATAAAGACCATGAAGCGAAAACCCGGCAATCATAGCATTCCACGCCACAACATCTTTACACAACATCCCATCAAACACACTCTCTGCAGCCACCACCTCACCACATTTCGCATACAAATCAATCAGAGCAGTGCAAACATATACGTCAGAGTCGAGCCCGAGTCGTTTCGCGTGTCGATGAATATCCCCACCAACTTGAAGTGCTTGCAAAGCAGAGCATGCCTTGAGAACAAAAGGGTACGTGTACTTGGTCGGTTCAACACCCGATTCGAGCATGGCGTAGTACAACTCAATGGCTCGTTCAAAGGGTCCATTCCACGCGTAGGCTCGTATAAAGAGGTTGCATAGTATAGCATTTGGTTGGGGAATTTCATCGAACAGTCGGCGTGCGACGTCGAGTTGATTACAGGTTAAGTAGAGACGGGCCAGTTTATCAAGAAGAAGAGACCTCGACTCGATGTGGGTTTTGGTTTTTATGAGGTGTTGGTGGATTGTCTTGGCTTGAGCGAGAGATTTGGATCGAATGCAGGCTTCAAGAAGATTGATGTAGTTAGAGGAGTAGGTTTGTGTAGTTGTGGCGCGTAGAGTTGTGAAGTGGTGAAGAAGTTGGCGACGAGTGAGTTGTGTAGCGCACCGTAACATCTCGTTGTTTTGGCTCCAATGAAACTAATGATTGTATTTGTATGTGCATCTGGCATTTTTGTTTCAAGAGATTTGTAATGCAATAGATATTTTCTTTGAAAGGGATAGATAAGAGCTCGTAGAACGAAAAGATCATACACGACCTCGTTTGGTCAAGCTAAGAAATCAAAATATCACCTATTAGTCTATTACATTTCATGCTCAAATAGTGCACTAACTATGCAGGTAACAAAATTGCCCCTACCAAAACCTAGACTGCTACCGCACTTTTTTTCTTTCTTTTTTCTTTTGATACTAAAATGATGGTTGAGTGAGCTATCATATGTTGTTCACCTCTTATTATCAGAAGTGTCCTAAAAGCGTTTGCTCCACTTGCAACTTAATTAACATGTTTCCATTAGGCCAAACTCATTAGGTACTGTTACCGCACTTTGATCATAAAAAAGCTACAAAATTTAACCATGTAGTATATCCGCCAAAGACCCTGAATGACTTCATTTTCAATAAAATCAATAATAATAAAAAACTTGCGCGATTCAATATGACAATGTGTATTCTCCTAATCTCCTTTGCCCTCAAATTCTACCAGCAGTAGAGTATGTGAACTATTAATTTGAAGAATAATCTGTCGATTCTTCTAACCCCCAATAAGTAAACTAAGCAGATCGATATCCTTGATTTAGATTTAGTAACAGCTAGTAAAGTAAAAGAAACGAGCAGGACAAAAAATGAAGCTTGCTAGCTACTGGTACATATATATTCTGAAAAGGTGAACCGGGAGATGTCAAAGAAGAACCTTTCTTTTTCCGAGCACTTTAGCAAAATAGCAACCAATTAGCAAGATCTGGTAGAAATCACTGTAAGCTAAAGACATGAAAGGGATAAAAGTGGAGGCCTGGAAAAACAAAAGCGAAACCATGGGCATGCCTAGGACCAAAGTAAGATAGCTTGAAGAATTTGCTGAGTAATTATTAGGTATGAAAGTAAGAAAGCGATCGAGAGCTATCTACCTCAAATATATATTCCTGGGTCAATCATATCATTCTTTAACTAACCATATTGGATAGGTTATGTCAACATAAATAGTTGGATGTAATTTGTATTTGTTCTCAAATTTACTTATATTAATTAATCATGAAATATATAGTTCATGATCGTTGGATATGAATGTAGTAAGAAGAACGTTTGTCTAGAATCTGGAAAAGCTAAAGTGAGTGGCCGGGATGAGGAGGAGTGAGGAAGAAAGACCCAAAGACAAGGGACTTTGAATCCTTTTGTTTCATTGTTTGTGTATATAAATGCATAACAATCACCACAGCCAGCACATATAACAGTACTATTGCAACTATCTAGCTAGCCAGCTCTTGATCCAACAAGGGGTGGCCGGCGGGTGCAGCAAGTTAGTACGTGTATATAGGAAACAGTAACACTACTTAAAGCGCGCATTATCCACTGATCAAGGCATCAGGCGATACGAACATGGCTCCGGTGGGATTACCTCCCGGATTTAGGTTCCATCCGACGGACGAAGAGCTTGTGAATTACTATCTGAAGAGAAAGATAATTGGGCAAGAGATTGAGCTTGATATCATTCCTGAAGTTGATCTCTACAAATGTGAGCCTTGGGAATTAGCAGGTCTAGCTTATTACCTTATATATGGCCTCTTCTATATGTTGATTACGTCCACATCTTAACCTTTCTCACTACTAACTAGCTAGCTAGTATATACATTTTACCAATTATATGCAGAAGTATCAAAAATCTGTGATTATGTACGTAGCTGCTGACGATGTTGTTTCTAAATTGATCGAAAACGAATGCAGAGAAGTCATTTTTGCCGAGTAGAGACCCGGAGTGGTACTTTTTTGGACCCCGAGACCGGAAATACCCAAATGGATTCAGAACAAACAGAGCAACGAGAGCTGGATACTGGAAATCCACTGGTAAAGACAGGAGAGTGTCATCCCAGAATCGAGCCATCGGAATGAAGAAGACGCTGGTTTACTACAGAGGCCGAGCACCTCAGGGCATTCGAACCGATTGGGTCATGCATGAGTATCGCCTCGATGACAAGGCCGACTGCCTCGACGACACCTCCGCCGGCATTCAGGTACGTTCATGAACTCTCTCCATGCCATTAGCTTTCATTGCTGCATCCATCAAATTACTTGACCTACACACGATTCATGTTTTATTTGACTT encodes the following:
- the LOC101309939 gene encoding pentatricopeptide repeat-containing protein At3g16610-like encodes the protein MLRCATQLTRRQLLHHFTTLRATTTQTYSSNYINLLEACIRSKSLAQAKTIHQHLIKTKTHIESRSLLLDKLARLYLTCNQLDVARRLFDEIPQPNAILCNLFIRAYAWNGPFERAIELYYAMLESGVEPTKYTYPFVLKACSALQALQVGGDIHRHAKRLGLDSDVYVCTALIDLYAKCGEVVAAESVFDGMLCKDVVAWNAMIAGFSLHGLYDDTVRLVVRMQGAGTALNASTIVTVLPTVAQANALSQGKAIHGYSMRRRFSDDVVLSTALLDMYAKCQCIVYARRIFDAMSVRNEVCWSAMIGAYVGCDSMREAMSLFDEMVVKDMRKVTRVTLGSILRACTKLIDLSGGRRVHCYAIKSGFELSTMVGNTILSMYAKCGIIDDAFRLFDIMEPKDTVSYGAIISGCVQNGYAKEALLIFHQMQLSGIDPDLATMAGVLPACSHLAALQHGACGHGYSIVRGFVNDTSICNALIDMYSKCGKIHIGRQVFDRMLKRDTISWNAMIVGYGIHGLGIKAISQFHSMQAAGMKPDDVTFIGLLSACSHSGLVTEGKHWFSSMTRDFSIIPRMEHYICMVDLLARTGLLAEAHNFIQDMPFEADVRVWSALLAACRVHNDIELGEEVSRKVQGLGSEGTGNLVLLSNMYSSVGRWDDAAHVRIKQKDQGLKKSPGCSWVEINGVIHGFLGGDQSHPESAQIHEKLEELLVDMKEMGYCAENSFVLQDVEEEEKERILLYHSEKLAIAYGILHLSQGKPIFVTKNLRVCGDCHAAIKFISLVTKREISIRDVSRFHHFRDGNCSCADFW
- the LOC101292410 gene encoding NAC domain-containing protein 78-like, which translates into the protein MAPVGLPPGFRFHPTDEELVNYYLKRKIIGQEIELDIIPEVDLYKCEPWELAEKSFLPSRDPEWYFFGPRDRKYPNGFRTNRATRAGYWKSTGKDRRVSSQNRAIGMKKTLVYYRGRAPQGIRTDWVMHEYRLDDKADCLDDTSAGIQDSFALCRVFKKNGICTEIEEQGGQSSSSDVSLLIHERSSQLLAAGGLHYNDHCSTETLSPENIIPRASSSSCLQDLEEEEKDDSWMQFITDDPWSSSNIPPVNGTTGEVDLSQSHVGVAFTT